One part of the Bacteroidia bacterium genome encodes these proteins:
- a CDS encoding thioesterase family protein, producing the protein MNPKIAELLSPYPVISHVPVQWADMDQNQHVNNVIYLKYIEVSRLDFFQKIDFFDFSGKVAGPILAETECKYIYPMSYPDTAWMGSRIKEMTNTDFILETLLVSEKHLRVSAKNESRIVVYDYAQKKKVPMSAEMLEKIQKL; encoded by the coding sequence ATGAATCCCAAAATAGCGGAATTACTTTCCCCCTACCCTGTCATCAGCCATGTTCCTGTCCAATGGGCGGACATGGATCAAAACCAGCATGTCAATAATGTAATTTACCTCAAATATATTGAGGTTTCTCGTCTCGACTTTTTCCAAAAGATTGACTTCTTTGATTTCAGTGGAAAGGTGGCCGGTCCTATTTTGGCTGAAACCGAATGTAAATACATCTACCCCATGAGCTATCCGGATACCGCCTGGATGGGCTCTCGAATAAAAGAAATGACGAATACGGATTTTATCCTGGAGACCTTATTAGTGAGTGAAAAGCATTTGCGGGTTTCCGCCAAAAATGAATCTCGCATCGTAGTTTACGATTACGCCCAAAAGAAAAAAGTTCCGATGTCAGCGGAAATGCTTGAGAAAATACAGAAGCTCTAA
- a CDS encoding MaoC family dehydratase yields MTFKQLSDLSSAIGKEIGPSKWVTVTQEMINSFAVATLDDQWIHTDIEKAKAHSPFGGPIAHGFLSLSLISHFVGELIHVESAKMGVNYGLNKVRFTSHVPSGAKLRMKASLVQVDPYGENGVKMVIDGITEMEGSEKPVCIAQFVALTFE; encoded by the coding sequence ATGACCTTCAAGCAGCTATCCGATTTATCTTCAGCAATAGGAAAAGAAATAGGCCCTTCTAAATGGGTTACCGTTACCCAGGAAATGATCAACAGTTTTGCTGTTGCTACCCTGGATGATCAGTGGATTCATACAGACATTGAAAAAGCAAAGGCTCATTCTCCATTTGGAGGTCCTATTGCTCATGGTTTCCTTTCGCTTTCTCTGATCTCTCATTTTGTAGGGGAATTGATTCACGTAGAATCTGCAAAAATGGGAGTAAACTATGGACTCAATAAAGTTCGCTTTACTTCCCATGTGCCTTCCGGTGCAAAATTGAGAATGAAGGCAAGCCTCGTTCAGGTGGATCCCTATGGAGAAAATGGAGTGAAGATGGTTATAGATGGAATAACCGAAATGGAGGGCTCTGAAAAACCCGTTTGCATCGCCCAATTTGTGGCACTGACCTTCGAATAA